One window from the genome of Pirellulales bacterium encodes:
- a CDS encoding PEGA domain-containing protein has protein sequence MSKRAVRSRLRSLAAALSLLTIAVSAGCVQRRMTVRSNPPGAMVYIDDYPIGATPVSTDFIYYGTRKVRLVKDGYETLTVYQPVKTPWYEWFGIDFFTENIWPGEVRDERAYEYHMIPTVQVPNEQLVSRAQQLRANSQPIPGVGIQPAAAIPPAAIIAPETLPPPAVIPPANTIPPPVGVPPMGTPPTYPPPGNAQLDSPGFTQTHGSQR, from the coding sequence ACGTGCAGTGCGATCTCGTCTTCGTTCGCTTGCTGCCGCGCTATCGCTGTTGACGATTGCCGTGAGCGCAGGATGCGTACAGCGACGGATGACGGTGCGCAGCAATCCACCGGGGGCCATGGTTTACATCGACGATTACCCGATCGGCGCAACGCCGGTCTCGACCGATTTCATTTACTATGGCACGCGAAAAGTGCGTTTGGTGAAAGATGGCTACGAAACGCTCACGGTCTATCAGCCCGTGAAAACGCCGTGGTACGAATGGTTCGGCATCGACTTTTTCACCGAGAACATCTGGCCGGGAGAAGTCCGCGATGAGCGGGCATACGAATATCACATGATTCCCACCGTGCAGGTGCCAAACGAACAGCTTGTGAGTCGAGCGCAGCAATTGCGCGCGAATAGCCAGCCAATTCCAGGCGTGGGAATTCAACCTGCGGCAGCGATTCCACCAGCAGCGATCATCGCGCCTGAAACATTGCCGCCGCCCGCGGTAATTCCGCCTGCAAACACAATTCCGCCCCCTGTCGGGGTGCCGCCAATGGGCACACCGCCGACTTATCCGCCACCTGGCAACGCTCAGCTCGACTCCCCAGGATTCACGCAAACCCACGGCAGCCAACGGTAA